A portion of the Ferrimonas lipolytica genome contains these proteins:
- a CDS encoding EscU/YscU/HrcU family type III secretion system export apparatus switch protein — MDDNKAAPTKAVALKYNQPNAPTVTASGVNEMAQQIKHLAQASGVLVHHNPQLAEMLAKLELGQQIPPELYRIIAELIAYAYLIDGRFPEQWQQLHDSIDTEV; from the coding sequence ATGGACGATAACAAAGCTGCTCCGACCAAGGCAGTAGCGCTCAAATATAACCAACCCAACGCCCCTACCGTTACCGCCAGCGGCGTCAACGAGATGGCGCAACAAATAAAGCATCTGGCCCAAGCGAGTGGCGTGTTAGTGCACCACAATCCCCAACTGGCAGAGATGTTGGCCAAGCTCGAATTAGGCCAACAGATCCCACCAGAGCTTTATCGCATCATCGCCGAGTTAATTGCCTATGCCTATTTGATAGATGGCCGCTTTCCTGAGCAGTGGCAGCAGCTGCACGACAGCATCGATACTGAAGTTTAG
- a CDS encoding VacJ family lipoprotein, translating to MLRALGCLLLLLASNSLYAEEETIVDGDPRDPYESFNRAMWAFNYEFLDPVLVRPTVHAYDDYVPELVKDSIGSFLDNLDTPFTAVNNLLQWKPKQAGIETLRFTINTTVGILGLFDVASDMGLPAHQREEFGEVMEQANLGNGPYLMLPFFGPTTVRDEVGDYVDRMYPPLSTLSIWQDVGRWALDGVNTRAALREQEALIDESLDPYAFAREAYFQLLEYDVLDGELPQQDEESDEWLDDYLDEIDQ from the coding sequence ATGCTAAGAGCATTAGGGTGTCTGCTGTTACTACTCGCCAGTAACTCGCTGTACGCGGAAGAAGAGACTATCGTAGATGGGGATCCGCGCGATCCGTACGAGTCATTTAACCGTGCCATGTGGGCATTCAACTATGAGTTTTTAGATCCTGTCTTAGTTCGTCCAACCGTACACGCCTACGACGATTACGTACCAGAGTTAGTTAAAGACTCTATCGGTAGCTTCCTTGATAACCTCGATACGCCGTTTACCGCAGTGAATAATCTGTTGCAGTGGAAACCTAAGCAGGCGGGCATCGAAACGCTGCGCTTCACCATCAACACTACGGTTGGTATTTTGGGCCTATTTGATGTTGCCAGCGATATGGGGTTACCCGCTCACCAACGCGAAGAGTTTGGTGAGGTGATGGAGCAAGCCAATCTTGGTAATGGCCCCTATTTGATGCTGCCGTTCTTCGGCCCGACGACCGTCCGCGATGAGGTTGGCGACTATGTAGATCGTATGTATCCGCCCCTGTCGACGCTATCCATATGGCAAGACGTGGGTCGCTGGGCCTTAGATGGTGTAAATACTCGCGCCGCGCTGCGTGAACAGGAAGCATTAATTGACGAGTCACTTGACCCTTATGCCTTTGCTCGTGAGGCATATTTTCAATTATTGGAGTACGATGTTCTCGACGGAGAGCTACCACAACAAGACGAAGAATCTGATGAGTGGCTTGACGACTATTTAGACGAGATAGACCAATAA
- a CDS encoding response regulator codes for MNSFGVAMGLDGINVLIVEDDPVFRQLIGDYCRKQGMNIDEAEDGQVGLERFAANRPDLMLVDLSMPRMGGQEFLAELASLAPEVPSIVITGNKAMSDVVDALRHGAWDYLMKPLTDLHILHNAMTDCLRESGGIEANTSLPEPTLKPTESFTLNDNYDALRNDPHTAQLVQAQLFPAPELHGMRCHFGYSLYKCEPVSDRLCDGFEADNDHFCTYLAHISPESTANAFVSVLIRSFFNQKLKRYRQGGSTAILEPYSMLCYLNEQLVKSGLNCSIEIVYVVLDQRSKRISMARCGSNIKAYLRTDDTLSPLLMADTTALGVGSDIEPSSHFRSLEQDQALALLEGSNQARQDLLNGDFSGVNQALDGGSGLQLRV; via the coding sequence ATGAACTCGTTCGGAGTGGCTATGGGGTTAGATGGAATTAATGTGCTGATCGTCGAAGACGATCCGGTATTTCGCCAATTGATTGGCGATTATTGTCGCAAACAAGGGATGAATATCGATGAAGCGGAAGATGGCCAAGTTGGCTTAGAACGCTTTGCCGCTAACCGTCCTGACTTGATGCTGGTGGATCTGTCGATGCCGCGCATGGGCGGACAAGAGTTTCTTGCTGAGCTCGCAAGTTTAGCGCCGGAAGTACCATCGATTGTTATCACCGGTAATAAAGCGATGTCTGATGTGGTTGACGCTTTGCGGCACGGCGCTTGGGATTACCTAATGAAACCGCTGACGGATCTACACATTCTGCATAATGCGATGACCGACTGTTTGCGGGAGTCTGGTGGTATTGAAGCCAATACCAGCTTGCCAGAACCAACCCTCAAACCAACTGAATCCTTTACCTTAAACGACAATTACGACGCATTGCGAAACGATCCTCATACCGCTCAGTTGGTGCAGGCACAGCTGTTTCCAGCACCAGAGCTGCATGGGATGCGTTGTCATTTCGGTTATAGCCTCTATAAGTGTGAGCCGGTCAGTGATCGTCTATGTGACGGCTTTGAAGCGGATAACGACCATTTCTGTACTTACTTGGCTCATATTAGCCCAGAAAGCACTGCTAATGCCTTTGTGAGCGTGTTGATCCGCAGCTTCTTCAACCAGAAATTGAAGCGCTATCGTCAAGGTGGCAGTACCGCGATTCTTGAACCGTATAGCATGCTTTGTTATCTCAATGAGCAGTTGGTTAAGTCTGGCTTAAATTGTTCAATCGAGATTGTCTACGTGGTGCTTGATCAGCGTAGTAAACGGATCTCAATGGCACGTTGTGGCAGCAACATCAAGGCGTACTTACGCACCGACGATACCTTGTCGCCATTATTGATGGCCGACACCACTGCGCTTGGCGTAGGCTCGGATATTGAGCCGAGCAGCCATTTTCGTAGCTTAGAGCAGGATCAGGCGTTAGCGTTGTTGGAAGGCAGTAATCAAGCTCGACAAGATCTGCTCAACGGCGATTTTTCTGGCGTAAACCAGGCACTTGATGGTGGTTCTGGGCTGCAGCTGCGGGTCTGA
- a CDS encoding diguanylate cyclase domain-containing protein, with translation MTLRSLSLAAAIGTALALIVAYLLLRFGVFLPYAERQVLHNQNQELQRLHTNLRSWMDELENQNHDWIISGAALPDGGGRQRLLTSSVVDSIFIYDNSLVVRYQRSSADLDDSLFSQDEGAPRARLMPWGASHQPQWKRGLVDIDGVLYGYSSGTLCKPQLQRCDLGYLVLLRKFTAQSLRTISAGSGLVLSTTVATASDNGLPRFPHQSDTLMKQRRLVLVDDSDKPLRVLQVQHQSSPPNRYSRIEWLVLLVSLVPAALIYWLLMHMIAKPMERGVKALRAMERQQQHRAIMSPSILKEFRQLAQIFNGLLRRLSQQQEELASLSRRDQLTGLANAQALQVFVAQEWRRCLRYRRGLALILIEIKPLASATEATSSEEAAVVFSRVLRSFCRRGGELGGRDSNGIFSLVLAEVDEHQLKLLLQRVWERSAELSPFDREPARLQIAIGASLIPAGYDVKASGLTQSDWAENANNALYQCKQTGVGGWRVWCISRPGCQCRTP, from the coding sequence TTGACCCTGCGCTCGCTCTCGCTCGCTGCTGCCATCGGCACCGCTTTGGCCCTTATTGTGGCCTACCTGTTATTGCGTTTTGGGGTGTTTTTACCCTACGCAGAGCGGCAGGTTTTGCATAATCAAAATCAAGAGTTGCAGCGCCTACATACCAACCTGAGATCGTGGATGGATGAACTTGAAAACCAAAATCACGACTGGATAATCAGTGGCGCGGCCTTGCCGGATGGGGGGGGCCGGCAACGGTTACTTACCTCATCGGTAGTCGATAGCATCTTTATCTACGACAACAGCTTGGTGGTGCGTTATCAGCGTAGCTCGGCAGATCTGGACGATAGCTTGTTTAGCCAAGATGAAGGTGCGCCACGGGCGCGACTTATGCCTTGGGGAGCAAGCCATCAGCCGCAGTGGAAACGGGGCTTAGTTGATATTGACGGCGTATTGTACGGCTATAGCAGTGGCACACTGTGCAAACCCCAGCTGCAACGGTGCGATTTAGGATATTTGGTGCTGTTACGTAAATTCACCGCACAAAGCCTCCGTACCATCAGCGCCGGCAGTGGCTTGGTACTGAGCACTACGGTGGCTACCGCAAGTGATAACGGCCTGCCGCGCTTCCCACACCAAAGTGACACACTGATGAAGCAGCGCCGATTGGTGTTGGTCGATGACTCCGACAAGCCGCTGCGGGTGTTGCAGGTACAGCACCAATCCAGCCCTCCGAATCGATATAGTCGAATCGAGTGGTTGGTGTTACTGGTGTCGTTGGTTCCGGCAGCACTGATCTATTGGCTATTGATGCACATGATTGCCAAACCAATGGAACGAGGGGTAAAGGCACTGCGGGCGATGGAGCGGCAACAGCAACACCGTGCCATTATGAGCCCAAGCATACTGAAAGAGTTCCGGCAACTGGCGCAGATCTTTAATGGCCTACTCCGGCGCCTATCGCAGCAGCAAGAGGAGCTAGCTAGCCTATCGCGGCGGGATCAACTCACAGGACTGGCCAATGCTCAAGCGCTGCAGGTGTTTGTGGCGCAAGAGTGGCGCCGTTGTCTCCGCTATCGACGGGGACTGGCACTAATTTTGATCGAAATTAAACCACTAGCGTCGGCGACTGAAGCCACTAGCTCGGAGGAGGCAGCGGTGGTGTTCTCCCGTGTGCTGCGTTCGTTTTGTCGACGTGGTGGTGAACTTGGTGGCCGCGACAGCAATGGCATCTTTAGCTTAGTGCTGGCGGAGGTTGATGAGCATCAGCTCAAGCTGCTGTTGCAGCGTGTATGGGAACGTTCAGCGGAGTTGAGCCCGTTTGACCGTGAACCAGCAAGATTGCAGATAGCCATTGGCGCCTCGCTGATCCCGGCGGGGTACGATGTTAAGGCCAGTGGTCTAACCCAGTCTGATTGGGCCGAAAACGCCAACAATGCCCTATACCAATGTAAGCAAACCGGCGTTGGGGGGTGGCGGGTCTGGTGTATCTCGCGGCCTGGGTGTCAATGTCGTACCCCATAA
- a CDS encoding LysR family transcriptional regulator: MDRIDLNLLQLMLVLLEERSVSAAAARLHLSQSAVSKQLSKLRQQLAPRLDDPLFVRAGQGLAPTAKALSLEEPLRQWLQLSNSMLQPQQFDPKTDERSFTLTMAETAFHTLLPLMPKLNQLAPNMKLRIAPQTLAQFELLQQGKADLLIVPRDTDPRAPYPWQVKHLPSYLSSQQLYRDNHVVLMRQQHPLRHCWDMDAFLQTSHITISVEGNERWFMDDVLSAIDTERHVGARVPDFHSAALMAQHSDMIFVCASQFAHNLAPRFNLTTLPVPLHLGEISFNMLWAPMLDNDPAHSWLRQFFIDETKSLFPPNAYCPIP, from the coding sequence TTGGACCGTATCGATCTCAACCTATTGCAACTAATGCTCGTGCTTTTAGAGGAACGCAGTGTTAGCGCCGCAGCGGCTCGGCTTCATCTAAGTCAATCAGCGGTAAGCAAACAGCTGAGCAAACTACGGCAACAGCTGGCACCTCGATTGGATGATCCTTTATTCGTCCGTGCAGGTCAGGGGCTAGCTCCAACCGCTAAGGCACTGTCGCTTGAAGAACCACTTCGACAGTGGCTGCAGCTTTCCAACAGCATGCTGCAACCGCAACAGTTTGATCCCAAAACCGATGAACGCAGCTTTACCCTGACAATGGCGGAAACCGCGTTCCACACTTTGCTACCGCTAATGCCAAAGCTCAACCAGCTTGCCCCAAACATGAAGTTGCGAATTGCGCCACAAACCCTCGCACAGTTTGAGTTACTTCAGCAGGGCAAAGCCGATCTGCTTATCGTGCCGCGGGACACCGATCCACGAGCGCCCTACCCTTGGCAGGTAAAGCACTTGCCTAGCTACCTATCGAGCCAGCAGCTCTATCGTGATAACCATGTGGTATTAATGCGACAACAACATCCATTGCGCCACTGTTGGGATATGGACGCCTTCTTGCAGACCAGCCATATCACTATTTCGGTGGAAGGGAATGAACGTTGGTTTATGGACGACGTACTAAGTGCTATTGATACCGAACGCCATGTCGGTGCTCGGGTACCTGATTTTCACAGCGCCGCCTTAATGGCTCAGCACTCCGATATGATTTTCGTTTGTGCCTCGCAGTTTGCCCATAATTTAGCGCCCCGATTCAACTTAACCACCCTGCCGGTACCTCTGCATCTTGGCGAAATAAGCTTCAACATGCTGTGGGCACCGATGCTGGATAACGACCCAGCCCACTCTTGGTTACGCCAGTTCTTTATTGACGAAACCAAATCGCTGTTTCCTCCTAACGCCTATTGTCCAATCCCGTAG
- a CDS encoding multidrug effflux MFS transporter, with product MRIPTFCLFMLMVVFSPLAIDIFLPAVPQMAQSLDAPIGSVQAIVAIFVLCMGFGQLIAGPLSDRYGRRPIALAGIVIYLVAAVGSALATTVELLWLMRAIQGLGTCAIVVAAYSGVRDRYTGTKLAAIYSYLNGVICVIPALAPMLGGVLTETIGWRANFWFMFGYAIVAGLLIWRLLPETRPNGTQSAGKLISWAQYQPVLTNSVFQFYAGLVALSFTIILAYVSYSTEVLMVQMEQTPMAFSLWFGSNAAINIAGAFIAPTAIKRLGRHKSLMVGTVMSVVAGLALVLVVDSTNPMSFMLPVYVSSLGFCLLLAVGTGAAMTPFGERAGTASALLGVLQMSGSALLLGLISLLPVSPMACLAVSMVLPAIWWLMFRNRSDYGQVQTTFQHG from the coding sequence ATGCGGATCCCGACGTTTTGCCTGTTTATGCTGATGGTGGTGTTTAGCCCATTAGCGATTGATATTTTCTTACCGGCAGTACCACAAATGGCCCAAAGCTTGGACGCGCCAATTGGCTCGGTTCAGGCGATTGTGGCGATATTTGTTTTGTGTATGGGCTTTGGTCAACTGATTGCTGGCCCCCTGTCAGACCGTTATGGCCGCCGCCCGATCGCCTTAGCGGGGATTGTCATCTATTTAGTGGCTGCCGTTGGTAGTGCATTAGCAACCACTGTTGAGCTGTTGTGGCTTATGCGTGCGATCCAGGGCTTAGGCACTTGTGCCATTGTCGTTGCCGCATACTCTGGTGTGCGTGATCGGTACACTGGTACCAAGCTTGCCGCTATTTATAGCTATCTTAACGGTGTTATCTGCGTGATCCCGGCATTAGCGCCGATGTTAGGTGGAGTGTTAACTGAAACCATCGGTTGGAGGGCTAACTTCTGGTTTATGTTTGGCTATGCCATTGTTGCTGGCTTGCTGATTTGGCGACTGCTGCCAGAAACTCGCCCTAATGGTACCCAAAGTGCCGGTAAGCTTATCAGTTGGGCTCAATACCAACCGGTGCTCACCAATTCAGTATTTCAGTTCTACGCCGGTTTAGTCGCTCTGTCATTCACAATTATCTTGGCTTACGTAAGTTATTCGACGGAAGTGTTGATGGTACAGATGGAACAAACGCCAATGGCTTTTTCGTTGTGGTTCGGTAGTAACGCGGCCATCAATATTGCTGGCGCTTTTATTGCCCCAACAGCGATTAAACGCCTTGGTCGTCATAAGAGCCTAATGGTTGGTACCGTTATGTCGGTGGTGGCGGGCCTAGCGCTGGTGCTGGTGGTTGATTCAACTAACCCGATGTCATTTATGCTCCCGGTCTACGTCTCGAGCCTTGGTTTCTGCTTGTTACTTGCCGTCGGTACTGGCGCAGCCATGACCCCATTTGGCGAACGTGCCGGAACAGCATCGGCATTGCTGGGGGTACTGCAAATGAGCGGCTCGGCGCTGTTGCTCGGGTTAATCAGCTTGTTGCCAGTTAGCCCGATGGCGTGCTTAGCGGTGAGCATGGTGCTGCCAGCGATATGGTGGTTAATGTTCCGCAACAGAAGTGATTATGGCCAGGTTCAGACGACCTTTCAGCACGGTTAA
- a CDS encoding thiol:disulfide interchange protein DsbA/DsbL, with translation MKKLIVVLCVALFGSTAWAANFQEGVHYRTVNPVGAAAEPTVTEFFSLYCGNCYNMESRFLPMITPKLKEKGITFEQKHVNFSGDQIGEDMVRGFAVMTQLGMNKELKEHLFNLNGAKDHNHSDEESADTHKKLKNLADIRDQFVAFGYDAAEFDKAAASKEVNFAVKQWQQQQRLFEIYSIPAFVVNNRYLIEMNKLETVSQLVELMDYLSKK, from the coding sequence GTGAAAAAACTGATTGTTGTTTTGTGTGTAGCGTTGTTTGGTAGCACTGCGTGGGCTGCTAATTTTCAAGAAGGTGTACATTACCGCACTGTAAACCCTGTCGGCGCTGCCGCTGAGCCAACAGTTACCGAATTCTTCTCGCTCTATTGTGGCAACTGCTACAACATGGAGAGTCGCTTTTTGCCGATGATTACCCCTAAGCTGAAAGAAAAGGGCATCACGTTCGAGCAAAAGCACGTTAACTTCTCCGGCGATCAGATTGGTGAAGATATGGTTCGTGGCTTTGCGGTGATGACGCAGCTAGGTATGAACAAGGAGCTGAAAGAGCACCTGTTCAACTTAAACGGCGCCAAAGATCACAACCACAGTGATGAGGAGTCCGCTGACACTCACAAAAAGCTGAAAAATCTTGCGGACATCCGCGACCAGTTTGTTGCCTTTGGCTACGATGCCGCTGAGTTTGATAAAGCTGCAGCAAGCAAAGAGGTTAACTTTGCAGTGAAGCAGTGGCAGCAACAGCAGCGCCTGTTTGAAATCTACAGCATTCCAGCTTTTGTTGTGAACAACCGCTATCTGATTGAGATGAACAAGCTTGAAACTGTATCTCAGTTAGTTGAACTGATGGATTACTTGAGCAAAAAGTAA
- a CDS encoding alkyl/aryl-sulfatase, producing the protein MRKLALVTIIAALTSGSAIAATQVAPQQALTMLAQQEKLFEQSVIQTAENVFTAVGFHGATTSMIVGDDGVIIVDTLMGPTSASNAFKALRQYSDKPVKAIIYTHSHGDHTGGASVFAGDDQPEIISMANFGHDHGVDPAINPIMKPRGIRQFGRKLPLEQATNRGLAPAHTIDHDRGKGHLPATYKIEGDNYKTTIAGIELEMYGVIGETNDALYLWLPNEKVLFSGDNFYQTFPNLYAIRGTGYRNVLNWADSVAQMATHKPEFVVPGHTMPIKGQQAATGALQDYSDAIRSVYDQTIVAINQGKGPDLIAHEVELPPHLKNKPYLTEFYGNIAHATRAIYAGLLGWFDGNPTNLSPLAPKQKAMKMAQLAGGVEALTIKMNTALQAEDFQWALELADHLKWLDNGDKVLAKKVKIAALRGLGAREYNAPNRNYYLSYANELESGQLSKIWF; encoded by the coding sequence ATGCGTAAACTCGCTCTCGTTACCATCATCGCCGCGTTAACCAGTGGCAGTGCCATCGCCGCTACTCAAGTGGCGCCACAACAAGCCTTAACCATGCTGGCTCAGCAAGAAAAATTGTTTGAGCAAAGCGTGATTCAAACCGCCGAAAACGTCTTTACCGCGGTTGGGTTTCATGGTGCAACCACCTCGATGATTGTTGGTGACGACGGGGTGATTATTGTCGATACCTTGATGGGTCCAACCTCTGCTAGCAATGCATTTAAAGCACTGCGTCAATACAGCGACAAGCCAGTAAAAGCGATCATCTACACTCACAGCCACGGCGACCACACCGGTGGAGCCAGCGTGTTTGCTGGCGATGACCAGCCAGAGATCATCTCCATGGCTAACTTTGGCCACGATCATGGAGTCGACCCTGCGATCAACCCAATAATGAAGCCCCGTGGGATCCGCCAGTTCGGTCGTAAGCTACCGCTAGAGCAGGCTACCAACCGCGGCTTAGCACCGGCTCACACCATCGATCACGACCGCGGCAAAGGCCATCTTCCGGCCACTTATAAGATTGAAGGTGACAACTATAAAACCACCATTGCCGGCATTGAATTGGAGATGTACGGCGTGATTGGCGAAACCAATGATGCCTTGTACCTATGGCTGCCAAACGAGAAGGTGTTGTTCAGCGGTGACAACTTCTATCAGACCTTTCCCAATCTATACGCCATTCGCGGTACCGGTTACCGCAACGTCTTAAACTGGGCCGACAGCGTGGCCCAGATGGCAACCCACAAGCCTGAGTTTGTAGTGCCAGGCCACACCATGCCAATCAAAGGACAACAAGCCGCAACTGGCGCCTTACAAGACTACAGCGATGCTATCCGCTCGGTGTACGACCAAACTATTGTAGCCATCAACCAAGGCAAGGGCCCGGATCTGATTGCCCATGAGGTCGAGCTGCCACCGCACCTGAAAAACAAGCCTTACTTAACTGAGTTTTACGGCAACATCGCCCACGCAACCCGTGCGATTTACGCCGGTTTACTGGGGTGGTTCGATGGCAATCCCACTAATCTAAGTCCGTTAGCACCAAAACAAAAAGCAATGAAGATGGCGCAGTTAGCTGGTGGCGTAGAAGCCCTAACCATTAAAATGAATACTGCGTTACAAGCGGAGGATTTCCAGTGGGCGTTAGAGCTGGCTGACCACCTAAAGTGGCTCGACAATGGCGACAAGGTACTGGCTAAAAAGGTGAAAATTGCCGCTCTACGTGGCTTAGGTGCGCGAGAATACAACGCCCCTAATCGCAATTACTACCTCAGCTACGCCAACGAACTTGAGTCAGGCCAGTTGAGTAAAATCTGGTTCTAA
- a CDS encoding LysR family transcriptional regulator, whose protein sequence is MSKQSAYLQLKRIAIFTTVVECGSFVAAAKRLQLSRTKVSENISTLESALGVRLFQRTTRKLTITPEGERFYQQTERMLPDASAALESVKEAGGALEGPLRISLNGHVAQWLLVPFLKQFMELHPKVEPSLQLHDLPVDLIESQIDIAIRIGIPKASSMVGQQLTSIPLGLMASKDYVERFGMPLTLDDLQHHRGVMVEQMLLWGPLLLENEQGQSEELKLPASFKTNSPSAVTMMVEQGLGIGFLPTYAIEERQRLVPILPQWRFSQMTLSVLYPSRHSVPARTRAFIEQFKQWISDNPIKPY, encoded by the coding sequence ATGTCGAAACAGAGTGCTTACCTGCAGTTAAAGCGGATCGCCATTTTTACTACCGTGGTTGAATGCGGTTCCTTTGTTGCTGCGGCTAAACGACTGCAACTGAGTCGCACTAAAGTCAGTGAAAATATCAGTACCCTTGAATCTGCACTTGGGGTGCGGCTGTTTCAGCGAACCACACGCAAATTAACAATTACCCCTGAAGGTGAACGCTTTTACCAGCAAACTGAACGCATGCTACCGGACGCCTCTGCGGCGCTGGAATCAGTAAAGGAGGCTGGAGGAGCACTGGAAGGGCCATTGCGAATTTCGCTTAACGGTCATGTCGCACAGTGGTTATTGGTGCCGTTTTTGAAGCAGTTTATGGAACTGCACCCAAAGGTGGAGCCATCGTTGCAACTGCACGACCTACCGGTTGATCTGATCGAATCACAAATCGATATCGCCATTAGGATTGGGATCCCTAAGGCATCATCAATGGTGGGTCAGCAACTCACGTCGATACCGTTAGGGTTAATGGCCTCGAAAGACTACGTCGAGCGTTTTGGAATGCCGTTGACGTTGGATGATCTGCAGCATCACCGTGGGGTGATGGTTGAGCAGATGCTTCTGTGGGGACCACTGCTGTTGGAGAACGAACAGGGTCAATCAGAGGAGCTCAAGTTACCAGCCTCATTTAAGACCAATTCGCCTTCAGCGGTTACTATGATGGTGGAGCAAGGGTTGGGGATAGGCTTTCTACCGACCTACGCGATTGAAGAACGACAGCGCTTGGTACCGATTCTGCCGCAATGGCGCTTTAGCCAAATGACGCTATCAGTGCTCTACCCATCACGCCATTCCGTGCCAGCGCGAACAAGGGCATTTATCGAGCAGTTTAAGCAGTGGATTAGTGATAACCCGATAAAACCCTATTAG
- a CDS encoding YdcH family protein → MLGENHALRIEFPDHLDAINALAAQDEVFSKDLKHYDLLDQEIRKLELRNTPVSDDTIHELKHERMALKDSLHKRVIDSEK, encoded by the coding sequence ATGTTAGGTGAAAATCACGCGCTACGAATCGAATTTCCAGATCACCTCGATGCCATCAATGCGCTTGCTGCTCAGGATGAAGTATTTTCCAAAGACTTGAAGCATTACGACCTGCTTGATCAGGAGATCCGCAAGCTTGAGCTGCGCAACACACCGGTATCCGACGACACCATCCATGAGCTTAAACATGAGCGCATGGCGCTAAAAGACAGCCTCCATAAGCGCGTCATTGATTCAGAAAAATAA
- a CDS encoding winged helix-turn-helix domain-containing protein, whose protein sequence is MTESLSLPQAQKLVLLSQRLPPSQRRKPACAATLEVIEHLGYVQIDTISVVQRAHHHTLWNRNPRYQPQQLEQLLNEKRVFEYWSHAAAYLPMRDYRYSLPRKQQLLSGQQNHWYQRDERLIALIYERIRAEGPLMAKDFDHHGERSNDWYNKPAKRALEHLFMQGDLMVPKRISFHKVYDLTERVLPSGIDTSVPTAAEHANHLIRRYLEVNGLGLISEICYLLKNVKADVTAMVQQMLEAGELQQVMVAGTPYFALTGALALLSSPLQRSKLKILSPFDNLLIQRKRMQNLFGFDYLIECYVPAHKRQFGYFSLPVLWGGKLVARMDCKVDRKIAVLHIHHLVLEPSLKELDRFTKALSKELLAFMQFNACFRVELHRCSPQTAQTGLAAALKILVNQE, encoded by the coding sequence ATGACTGAGTCACTGTCGCTGCCACAAGCGCAAAAATTAGTGTTGTTGTCGCAACGGCTGCCGCCATCGCAGCGACGTAAGCCAGCCTGTGCCGCTACCTTAGAGGTCATTGAACATCTCGGCTACGTGCAGATCGATACCATCAGTGTGGTACAGCGTGCCCATCATCATACTTTGTGGAATCGTAACCCGCGTTACCAGCCACAACAGCTCGAACAATTGCTCAATGAGAAGCGTGTGTTTGAGTATTGGTCCCACGCAGCGGCTTATTTGCCAATGCGCGACTATCGCTACTCATTACCGCGCAAGCAACAGCTGCTGTCTGGCCAACAAAACCACTGGTACCAGCGCGATGAGCGTTTGATTGCATTGATCTATGAGCGCATCCGTGCGGAAGGACCATTGATGGCCAAAGATTTTGACCATCATGGTGAGCGCAGTAACGATTGGTATAACAAGCCAGCCAAGCGGGCGTTAGAGCATCTATTTATGCAGGGGGATCTGATGGTGCCCAAACGGATCAGCTTCCATAAGGTTTATGATCTGACTGAACGGGTGCTGCCAAGCGGGATTGACACCTCGGTGCCAACCGCGGCTGAGCATGCCAATCATTTAATTCGCCGTTATCTTGAGGTGAATGGCTTAGGTTTGATTAGCGAGATCTGTTACCTACTTAAAAATGTTAAGGCGGACGTTACCGCCATGGTGCAGCAGATGCTGGAAGCGGGGGAGTTGCAACAAGTGATGGTGGCGGGCACACCTTACTTTGCCTTAACAGGGGCATTGGCGTTGCTGTCGTCACCATTGCAGCGGAGTAAATTGAAAATTTTATCGCCATTCGACAATCTACTTATCCAGCGAAAACGGATGCAGAACCTGTTTGGTTTTGATTACCTAATCGAGTGTTATGTTCCTGCGCATAAACGTCAATTCGGTTACTTTTCTTTGCCAGTACTGTGGGGGGGCAAGCTAGTTGCGCGGATGGACTGCAAAGTTGATCGCAAAATCGCGGTGCTGCATATTCACCATTTAGTCTTGGAGCCAAGCTTGAAGGAGCTTGACCGCTTTACCAAGGCACTTAGCAAGGAGTTGTTGGCCTTTATGCAATTTAACGCCTGTTTTCGGGTTGAGCTGCACCGCTGCTCCCCCCAGACGGCTCAAACCGGCCTAGCAGCGGCGCTGAAAATCTTAGTGAATCAGGAGTAA